A stretch of Henckelia pumila isolate YLH828 chromosome 4, ASM3356847v2, whole genome shotgun sequence DNA encodes these proteins:
- the LOC140864549 gene encoding putative ribosomal large subunit pseudouridine synthase SVR1, chloroplastic, with translation MAAVAAAAAAFTTLRISKPTVFPRRRFCTLVTSSLSSEFNITFAPPKPKPITQLPVTPGADSDPPGSFISELGEQLYIPWIVRDENGNLALQTTPPEHYLRAMAETKTQKKKKKVGGGDVKSGDQVKQSSVPPKYSKAARRFYNERFREPPQRLAKVLAAAGVASRRSSEELIFQGKVTVNGSVCNTPQTRVDPGQDVIYVNGSRLAKKLPPKVYLALNKPKGYICSTGEKETKSVISLFDDYMNSWNKRNPGLPKPRLFTVGRLDVATTGLIIVTNDGEFAQKISHPSSNLSKEYITTIDGEVHKKHLLAISEGTVIDGVQCTPDVVEQLPQQPDIKRPRLRIVVHEGRNHEVRELVKNAGLQIHALKRVRIGGFRLPDLTLGNHMELTAANLRALGWKS, from the exons ATGGCGGCGGTAGCTGCTGCAGCCGCCGCGTTCACAACCCTCCGCATTTCCAAACCCACCGTCTTCCCACGCCGCCGCTTCTGCACCCTTGTCACTTCCTCTCTCTCTTCTGAATTCAACATCACCTTCGCCCCACCCAAACCCAAACCCATTACCCAGCTGCCGGTAACTCCCGGGGCTGACTCGGACCCACCGGGATCGTTTATTTCAGAGCTCGGAGAACAGCTATATATCCCATGGATTGTCAGAGACGAGAATGGAAACCTCGCCCTCCAGACGACGCCGCCGGAGCATTATCTTCGTGCTATGGCGGAAACGAAAacccagaagaagaagaaaaaagtcGGTGGTGGTGATGTTAAAAGTGGTGACCAAGTGAAGCAGTCATCTGTGCCGCCGAAGTATTCTAAGGCGGCTCGCAGGTTTTATAATGAGAGGTTTCGCGAGCCTCCGCAGAGACTGGCAAAGGTTCTTGCAGCTGCAGGAG TTGCATCGAGGAGAAGTAGCGAAGAGCTGATTTTTCAAGGGAAGGTGACTGTCAATGGTTCTGTCTGCAACACACCCCAG ACTAGAGTTGATCCTGGTCAAGATGTGATATATGTGAATGGGAGCCGTCTGGCTAAGAAACTACCTCCCAAGGTTTATCTTGCCTTGAACAAGCCAAAAGG TTACATATGTTCGACAGGAGAGAAGGAGACAAAGTCTGTGATTTCTCTATTTGATGATTATATGAATAGTTGG AATAAAAGAAATCCTGGGCTTCCAAAGCCACGACTCTTTACAGTTGGTCGCCTTGATGTTGCCACGACTGGGTTGATTATTGTGACAAATGATG GTGAATTTGCTCAAAAGATTTCACACCCTTCATCTAATTTATCCAAGGA ATACATTACAACTATTGATGGTGAGGTCCATAAGAAGCATTTATTAGCCATCAGCGAGGGAACTGTCATAGATGGTGTCCAATGCACACCAGACGTGGTGGAGCAACTGCCCCAACAGCCTGACATTAAAAGGCCTCGACTTCGCATTGTG GTTCATGAGGGAAGAAACCACGAAGTTCGAGAACTTGTTAAAAATGCTGGACTTCAG